Proteins co-encoded in one Ruegeria sp. YS9 genomic window:
- a CDS encoding OmpH family outer membrane protein, which translates to MVLAPLADAQQLGVPQASVVTLSSEELFAKSAFGQRVLREIEKESALLAEENQRIVAELSREEKELTEQRAIMTADEFRPLAEAFDLKVQSHREGQRAKLDVLARRSEEAQQTFSEIVRPVLVDLLREIGASVMIERSNVVVSTSDITEAAILQINAAIGDGSDLQEGQGE; encoded by the coding sequence ATGGTCCTGGCGCCTTTGGCAGATGCTCAGCAGCTTGGTGTGCCTCAAGCCAGTGTGGTCACCCTGTCCAGTGAAGAGCTGTTTGCCAAGTCTGCCTTCGGACAGCGCGTTTTGCGCGAAATCGAAAAGGAAAGCGCGTTACTGGCCGAAGAAAACCAACGGATTGTCGCGGAATTGAGCCGCGAAGAAAAGGAACTCACCGAGCAGCGCGCCATCATGACGGCCGACGAGTTCCGCCCCCTGGCCGAGGCGTTTGATCTCAAGGTTCAGTCCCATCGCGAGGGGCAAAGGGCAAAGCTGGACGTTCTGGCCCGTCGCAGCGAAGAAGCCCAGCAGACCTTTTCCGAGATCGTGCGCCCCGTACTTGTCGATCTGTTGCGCGAAATTGGGGCCAGCGTGATGATCGAGCGATCCAATGTCGTCGTCAGCACTTCCGACATCACCGAAGCCGCGATCCTCCAAATAAACGCCGCGATTGGTGATGGAAGCGATTTGCAAGAGGGGCAGGGCGAATAG
- the rseP gene encoding RIP metalloprotease RseP, which yields MDVLSLIPQFGNLLWTIVAFVIALSVIVAVHEYGHYIVGRWSGIHAEVFSIGFGPVLWSRIDKRGTRWQIALLPFGGYVKFLGDANAASGKDEEAMEGIATQSPEELRRTMHGAPLWARAATVAAGPVFNFAMSILVFGLIFWSQGVSKEPLTVGSLKPLPGTVQELREGDVITAIAGIPTPDYDEEGAWQDFIEALPVEPVLDYTVIRDGETLDVQAPWMFPPLIRQVAPRSAAMDIQLKQGDVITAVNGEPIFAFEQLKDFVEGSDGRVLLLDVWRDGSELEFALAPRRTDEPQPEGGFVTHWRIGIIGGMMLEPATEPAGILDSLTGGVRQTGRIIEGSLSGMWHMVTGAISTCNISGPIGIAETSGAMASQGAQNFIFFIAVLSTAVGLLNLFPIPALDGGHLVFYAYEAIAGKPPSDGALRVLMGLGITIILTLMLFSVSNDLFC from the coding sequence TTGGACGTACTTTCGCTAATCCCCCAATTTGGCAATCTTCTCTGGACGATTGTCGCGTTTGTCATCGCGTTGTCGGTCATCGTCGCGGTGCACGAATACGGACATTACATTGTGGGGCGCTGGTCCGGTATCCATGCCGAGGTCTTCTCGATCGGGTTTGGCCCGGTTCTGTGGAGCCGTATCGACAAGCGGGGAACCAGATGGCAGATCGCGTTGCTGCCGTTTGGGGGCTATGTAAAGTTCCTGGGCGATGCCAATGCCGCATCCGGCAAGGATGAAGAGGCGATGGAAGGCATCGCAACCCAAAGCCCGGAAGAGCTGCGCCGCACCATGCACGGCGCCCCTTTGTGGGCGCGTGCCGCCACGGTCGCGGCCGGGCCTGTCTTCAATTTTGCAATGTCCATTCTGGTTTTCGGTCTGATCTTCTGGTCACAGGGCGTATCGAAAGAGCCGCTGACAGTCGGATCGTTGAAACCCTTGCCCGGCACCGTGCAGGAACTGAGAGAAGGTGATGTGATCACGGCCATCGCCGGTATTCCGACACCTGATTACGATGAAGAGGGGGCCTGGCAGGACTTTATCGAGGCGCTGCCTGTGGAACCGGTTCTGGACTACACGGTTATCCGGGACGGTGAAACCCTGGATGTTCAAGCACCATGGATGTTTCCACCCCTGATCCGCCAAGTGGCCCCACGCAGCGCGGCGATGGATATTCAACTGAAACAAGGCGATGTCATCACGGCGGTGAACGGGGAACCGATCTTTGCCTTCGAGCAGCTGAAGGATTTTGTCGAAGGGTCCGACGGCCGGGTTCTGCTTTTGGACGTCTGGCGGGATGGATCCGAGCTGGAATTCGCATTGGCCCCCCGACGCACGGATGAACCTCAGCCGGAAGGCGGTTTCGTCACCCATTGGCGGATTGGGATCATTGGGGGCATGATGTTGGAGCCGGCAACTGAACCGGCTGGTATTCTGGATTCACTGACCGGCGGTGTCAGGCAGACGGGTCGCATTATCGAAGGGTCGCTGTCGGGCATGTGGCACATGGTGACGGGTGCAATCAGCACCTGCAACATCTCGGGACCGATCGGAATCGCCGAAACCTCGGGGGCAATGGCCAGCCAGGGGGCGCAGAACTTCATTTTCTTCATCGCGGTTCTGTCGACGGCGGTCGGATTGCTGAACCTGTTTCCGATCCCGGCATTGGATGGCGGGCATCTCGTGTTCTACGCCTATGAAGCCATTGCAGGGAAACCACCCAGTGACGGGGCCTTGCGGGTGCTCATGGGGCTAGGGATCACGATAATCCTCACCCTCATGCTGTTTTCAGTAAGCAACGATCTGTTCTGCTGA
- the bamA gene encoding outer membrane protein assembly factor BamA, whose translation MTFPHAAQAQNFTINSFDVEGNRRIETGTIIARTGIEPGQTVTAGQLNDAYQRLLDSGVFETVELTPRGSTLVITVQEYPTINQISIEGNARVKDDVLLDVIESQPRRVFTPQVAESDADMIAEVYSAQGRVAATVIPRIIRRSDNRVDLVFEVAEGTTIEVERVSFVGNRAFSDRRLRRVLETKQATFLRTFFRNDTFIGDRIEFDKQVIRDFYLSRGYVDFRVNSANVEFTRERDAFFLVMNVTEGQKFSFGKITTVSEIPGVDPAPYQDALKIKPGVTYTPSLVENSITRQERLGLKQGVDFLRVEPRVTRNDRDLTLDIEFVLTKGPRIFVERIDIEGNTTTLDRVIRRQFDTVEGDPFNPREIRQAAERINALGFFAVAEVEPREGSSPSQVILDVDVEEQPTGSLSLGGSYSVTDGFGIAVGLNESNFLGRGQNLGVSISTAQDSEQYTLSFTEPYLLGRKLRFDIGLGLSATNSGFASYDTSSLFFAPQLTYAIGELSALRLRYRWDRSEMTQQDNEVNGAVIASEIAQGKRTSSSLGLSYIYDSRLGGLDPNTGFLFEIGVDAAGLGGDNKYFKTTARGIAQTRVWNEEVVLRATMELGALHWRGNDFSRTVDRFVLGPNTFRGFEPAGIGPRDLSNGQDDAIGGNYYWVARFETDFPLGLPEELGLRGGLFYDVGNLYNIDNVNTAGSTIVGANGSIRHVIGISVLWETPFGPLQFNFSQPLKKESFDKEQNFDFTIQARF comes from the coding sequence ATGACTTTTCCGCATGCAGCACAGGCGCAAAACTTTACGATCAATTCCTTTGACGTTGAGGGCAATCGCCGGATCGAAACCGGTACGATCATCGCCCGAACGGGAATCGAACCTGGCCAGACCGTAACTGCGGGCCAACTCAATGATGCCTATCAGCGTTTGCTTGACAGTGGTGTATTTGAAACAGTCGAACTGACGCCGCGCGGCTCGACGCTGGTCATCACGGTTCAGGAATATCCGACGATCAACCAGATCAGCATCGAGGGCAACGCCCGTGTCAAGGACGACGTTCTGCTGGACGTCATCGAATCTCAGCCGCGCCGCGTCTTTACCCCTCAGGTGGCCGAGTCTGACGCCGATATGATTGCTGAAGTGTACTCAGCCCAAGGCCGTGTTGCCGCGACCGTGATCCCTCGGATTATCCGCCGCAGCGACAACCGGGTTGATCTGGTTTTTGAAGTGGCCGAAGGCACGACCATCGAGGTGGAACGTGTCAGCTTTGTCGGCAACCGTGCCTTTTCCGACCGACGCTTGCGCCGCGTTCTGGAAACCAAGCAGGCAACGTTTCTGCGGACGTTCTTCCGGAACGACACGTTCATCGGCGATCGTATCGAGTTCGACAAGCAGGTCATCCGGGACTTCTACCTGTCACGAGGCTATGTCGACTTCCGCGTGAACAGCGCCAACGTCGAATTTACCCGTGAACGGGATGCGTTTTTCCTGGTGATGAATGTAACCGAAGGCCAGAAATTCTCGTTCGGTAAGATCACGACCGTCAGTGAGATTCCGGGCGTGGATCCGGCCCCTTATCAGGACGCGTTGAAGATCAAGCCCGGCGTAACCTATACACCGTCTCTGGTTGAAAACTCCATTACACGCCAGGAACGTCTGGGTCTGAAACAAGGCGTGGATTTCCTTCGGGTGGAACCACGTGTCACACGCAATGACCGCGATCTGACTTTGGATATCGAATTTGTCCTGACAAAAGGTCCTCGGATTTTTGTCGAGCGGATCGATATTGAAGGCAACACAACCACCCTGGACCGGGTGATCCGCCGTCAGTTCGACACCGTCGAAGGAGACCCGTTCAATCCCCGCGAAATCCGTCAGGCCGCCGAGCGCATCAATGCCCTGGGTTTCTTCGCTGTCGCGGAAGTCGAACCGCGCGAAGGATCTTCGCCCAGCCAAGTCATTCTGGATGTGGACGTTGAAGAACAACCTACCGGCTCGCTGAGCCTTGGCGGCAGCTACTCGGTTACGGACGGTTTCGGGATTGCGGTCGGTCTGAACGAATCCAACTTCCTGGGTCGTGGCCAGAACCTCGGTGTGTCGATCTCGACCGCGCAGGACTCGGAACAATACACGCTCAGCTTCACCGAGCCTTACCTGCTGGGCCGCAAGCTGCGCTTTGACATTGGTCTGGGGCTGTCGGCCACCAATTCCGGGTTTGCAAGTTACGACACAAGCAGTCTTTTCTTTGCACCACAGCTGACCTATGCGATTGGTGAATTGTCGGCGTTGCGGCTCCGTTATCGCTGGGACCGCAGCGAGATGACGCAGCAGGACAACGAAGTTAACGGTGCGGTGATTGCTTCTGAAATCGCGCAGGGCAAACGGACGTCCAGCTCTTTGGGACTGTCGTACATTTATGACAGCCGTCTCGGCGGTCTGGACCCCAATACCGGCTTTCTGTTCGAGATTGGCGTTGATGCCGCCGGACTTGGTGGGGACAACAAATACTTCAAGACCACGGCGCGTGGTATCGCGCAAACCCGAGTATGGAACGAAGAGGTGGTGCTTCGGGCAACGATGGAGCTGGGCGCTCTGCACTGGCGCGGAAACGATTTCAGCCGCACTGTGGACCGGTTCGTGCTGGGGCCCAATACCTTCCGGGGTTTCGAACCAGCGGGTATCGGACCGCGTGACCTGTCCAACGGTCAGGATGACGCAATCGGGGGCAACTATTACTGGGTTGCCCGGTTCGAAACCGATTTCCCGCTAGGACTGCCCGAGGAATTGGGGCTGCGTGGTGGCCTGTTCTATGATGTCGGCAACCTCTACAACATCGACAACGTCAATACGGCAGGTTCAACTATTGTAGGTGCAAACGGATCGATCCGCCACGTGATCGGCATTTCGGTGCTGTGGGAAACTCCGTTCGGGCCGTTGCAGTTCAACTTTTCGCAGCCTCTCAAGAAAGAATCTTTCGACAAGGAGCAGAACTTTGACTTTACGATCCAGGCCCGGTTCTGA
- the lpxA gene encoding acyl-ACP--UDP-N-acetylglucosamine O-acyltransferase: MNGVHPSAIIEDGAQIGQDCIIGPFCHVGAQVKLADRVELKSHVVVTGDTSIGEDTVVFNFSVIGEIPQDLKFSGENTRLEIGKRNRIREHVTINTGTQGGGGVTRIGDDCLLMAGVHVAHDVQIGNRVIMVNHAGAAGHCIVEDDVIVGGISGLHQWVRVGRGAIIGALTMVPKDVIPYGLVQASRGELDGLNLVGLKRKGVSREDISALRAAFKELSDGEGTFMDRASRIGEGNESDYVQQIVDFVTGHSDRSFLTPRK, encoded by the coding sequence ATGAACGGAGTCCATCCCAGCGCAATTATCGAAGACGGTGCGCAGATTGGACAGGATTGCATCATCGGTCCCTTCTGCCATGTGGGCGCACAGGTGAAACTGGCCGATCGGGTCGAGTTGAAATCGCACGTGGTCGTGACGGGTGACACCTCGATCGGCGAAGATACCGTTGTGTTCAATTTCTCGGTGATTGGTGAGATCCCTCAGGATTTGAAGTTCAGTGGCGAAAACACCCGTCTTGAGATTGGCAAACGCAATCGCATTCGCGAGCATGTGACAATCAATACCGGAACCCAAGGTGGCGGTGGTGTCACGCGGATCGGTGACGACTGCCTGCTGATGGCGGGGGTTCACGTGGCCCATGATGTTCAGATCGGCAACCGTGTGATCATGGTCAACCATGCAGGCGCGGCGGGGCATTGCATCGTCGAAGATGACGTGATCGTCGGCGGCATTTCCGGGCTGCATCAATGGGTGCGCGTTGGACGCGGGGCCATTATTGGCGCGCTGACCATGGTACCCAAGGATGTTATTCCTTATGGCCTGGTACAGGCGTCGCGAGGTGAGCTGGATGGCTTGAACCTTGTCGGTCTCAAGCGCAAGGGTGTATCACGCGAAGATATCTCGGCGCTGCGCGCGGCCTTCAAGGAATTGTCCGACGGCGAAGGCACCTTTATGGATCGCGCCAGTCGGATCGGTGAAGGCAACGAAAGCGACTATGTGCAGCAGATCGTGGATTTCGTCACCGGCCATAGTGACCGATCATTCCTGACCCCGAGGAAATAG
- the fabZ gene encoding 3-hydroxyacyl-ACP dehydratase FabZ gives MSTETKSADIQLIQRILPHRYPFLLVDKVVDISGYQSARGIKNVTMNEPHFQGHFPGTPIMPGVTIVEAMAQTAGVMLGVGMDVIDTELLIYFMSIDKCKFRRKVVPGDVLEMHVETVRGKKGGKLFKFSGRATVEGDVAAEAEFSAYVDWDMEKTT, from the coding sequence ATGAGCACAGAAACCAAAAGCGCAGACATTCAGCTGATCCAGAGGATTCTGCCGCACCGCTATCCGTTTTTGCTTGTCGACAAGGTGGTAGATATTTCGGGCTATCAGTCGGCGCGCGGAATCAAGAATGTCACCATGAATGAACCGCATTTTCAGGGGCATTTCCCCGGTACGCCGATCATGCCGGGCGTCACCATTGTCGAGGCAATGGCACAGACCGCCGGTGTGATGCTGGGTGTTGGAATGGACGTCATCGACACCGAGCTGTTGATTTACTTTATGAGCATCGACAAGTGCAAATTCCGTCGCAAGGTCGTGCCCGGTGATGTGCTGGAAATGCATGTGGAAACCGTGCGCGGGAAAAAAGGCGGCAAGCTGTTCAAGTTCAGCGGCCGTGCCACCGTCGAAGGTGACGTGGCCGCCGAGGCGGAATTCTCGGCCTATGTCGACTGGGATATGGAAAAAACAACATGA
- the lpxB gene encoding lipid-A-disaccharide synthase, with protein sequence MRVFLVAGEPSGDRLGGALMEGLKTLVPDVEFDGVGGPLMQAQGLRSRFPMSELSVMGLVEVLPKFFHLKRRISETAQAVLDTKPDVLITIDSPDFSLRVAKIVKANSKIRTVHYVAPSVWAWRPGRADKMAKVIDHVLALLPFEPPYMERAGMDCDFVGHPVASEPIATPDEIAAFRNRFDLADAPILLALPGSRRGEIERLAESFGGALRLFVDAHPNYRVVIPTVGATTDLVNEVVRKWPGTPVVLDPRNAGAEQATADKRAAFGAADLALAASGTVSLELAAQNTPMVIAYKLNWLTQKVAERMVKLDTVTLVNLVSDTRAVPECLLDDCQPEKIAEALRKVADAPDAQQHAMNLTMDRLGRGGEAPGLRAARAVLNRMQPRNA encoded by the coding sequence ATGCGTGTCTTTCTGGTCGCCGGTGAACCTTCGGGTGACCGGTTGGGCGGTGCGCTGATGGAGGGGTTGAAAACCCTGGTGCCTGATGTTGAATTCGACGGGGTCGGTGGCCCGTTGATGCAAGCGCAGGGTCTGCGCAGCCGGTTTCCCATGTCCGAGCTTTCGGTCATGGGGCTTGTTGAAGTTCTGCCGAAGTTTTTCCACCTGAAACGACGTATTTCCGAGACAGCACAGGCGGTGCTAGACACGAAACCGGATGTATTGATTACGATAGACAGCCCTGATTTCAGCTTGCGCGTCGCCAAGATCGTCAAAGCCAACAGCAAAATCCGAACCGTGCATTATGTCGCGCCCAGTGTCTGGGCCTGGCGCCCCGGGCGTGCAGACAAGATGGCAAAGGTCATCGATCATGTGCTGGCGCTTCTTCCTTTTGAACCTCCGTACATGGAGCGGGCAGGGATGGACTGCGACTTTGTCGGTCATCCTGTGGCCAGCGAGCCGATTGCCACACCAGACGAGATCGCGGCCTTTCGGAACCGCTTCGATCTGGCTGACGCCCCAATCCTGCTGGCTTTGCCCGGGTCACGGCGGGGTGAGATCGAACGCCTTGCAGAGTCTTTCGGCGGCGCGTTGCGGTTGTTCGTCGATGCCCACCCGAATTACCGCGTGGTGATCCCGACCGTTGGTGCGACAACCGATCTGGTAAATGAGGTGGTGCGAAAATGGCCCGGCACCCCCGTGGTGCTGGACCCTCGCAATGCAGGCGCAGAGCAAGCCACAGCCGACAAACGTGCAGCCTTTGGCGCCGCAGATCTTGCCCTGGCGGCCTCGGGGACGGTTTCGCTGGAACTTGCGGCGCAGAATACGCCGATGGTGATTGCGTACAAACTCAACTGGCTGACGCAGAAGGTGGCAGAACGGATGGTCAAACTGGACACCGTTACTCTGGTCAATCTGGTCTCGGACACGCGCGCCGTGCCGGAATGCCTGCTGGATGATTGTCAGCCTGAAAAGATCGCCGAAGCCTTGCGAAAGGTAGCCGACGCACCCGACGCGCAACAGCACGCCATGAACCTGACAATGGACAGGTTGGGGCGAGGGGGCGAAGCACCCGGCTTGCGCGCGGCGCGGGCGGTTTTGAACAGAATGCAGCCACGCAATGCTTGA
- a CDS encoding LpxI family protein, whose amino-acid sequence MLALIAGTGALPTEVVAQLAERPLICAMEGFLPDTLSADVVFPLEQLGSFIADLKTRGVTEICLAGAVRRPPIDPSRIDAATLPLVPIIQKAILSGDDGALRAVIGILEGAGLHLRAAHEIAPGLLPPVGCLTEAQPSDADMADADRAAGILRAMGAADTGQACAVSKGQALAIEGVFGTAWMLHSLTQRPDAGGGILFKGPKPDQDRRADLPAIGPETVTDTVAAGLSGIVLEKGGVLVLEKDRVIAECNRLGLFLYILERAV is encoded by the coding sequence ATGCTTGCGTTGATTGCGGGAACTGGGGCGCTGCCGACCGAAGTTGTTGCGCAGTTGGCAGAACGTCCCCTGATCTGCGCGATGGAGGGGTTTCTGCCGGACACCCTGAGCGCAGATGTCGTGTTTCCTTTGGAACAGTTGGGCAGTTTCATCGCTGACCTGAAGACGCGGGGCGTGACTGAAATCTGCCTTGCCGGCGCTGTTCGGCGCCCGCCAATCGACCCCTCGCGCATCGACGCCGCGACGCTGCCGTTGGTTCCGATCATCCAAAAAGCCATCCTGTCCGGGGATGACGGAGCTTTGCGCGCCGTGATCGGAATTCTCGAGGGGGCCGGTCTACACTTGCGGGCCGCGCATGAGATCGCGCCCGGTTTGTTGCCGCCTGTGGGATGTCTGACCGAGGCCCAGCCCTCGGATGCCGATATGGCCGACGCTGACCGCGCCGCCGGGATTCTTCGGGCAATGGGGGCGGCTGATACCGGGCAGGCCTGTGCCGTGTCCAAAGGGCAGGCGCTGGCTATCGAGGGGGTGTTCGGTACCGCGTGGATGCTGCACTCCCTGACGCAACGCCCCGACGCAGGCGGCGGCATTCTGTTCAAAGGTCCCAAACCCGATCAGGATCGGCGCGCCGATTTGCCCGCTATCGGGCCGGAAACCGTCACCGATACGGTTGCGGCAGGTTTGTCCGGGATCGTATTGGAAAAAGGCGGTGTGCTGGTTCTGGAAAAAGATCGTGTCATCGCTGAATGCAATCGCCTGGGTCTGTTCCTTTATATCCTCGAGCGGGCGGTCTGA